ACCGTTATTCCTAAAGTGAGGTAAATATCAATGCCGATCAAATCACGGATCCGGACTGTTCCGCACTGGCCGAAAAAAGGGATCATGTTCCGCGATATTACGACGTTGCTGAAAGATCCGGTTGGCTTAAAGCTTTGCCTCGATGACTTTGTCGCCCGCTACAAGAACAAAGAGATCGATATTGTCGTGGGGATAGATTCCCGCGGTTTTATCCTGGGCGGGGCGCTGGCGTACCTGCTGGGGAAAGGGTTTGTCCCGGTCCGCAAAAAAGGAAAACTGCCGGCGGCGACCGAACGGGAAGAGTACGCCCTGGAATACGGGACCGACGTGATCGAGATCCACAAGGACGCGATCGAAAAGGGCCAGCGGGTCCTGATCATTGACGACCTGATCGCGACCGGCGGCACGGCGCTGGCGGCCGGCAAACTGGTGAAAAAGCTCGGCGGCGAAGTTGTCGAATTTGCGTTTATCGTTGACCTGCCCGATATCGGCGGGCGCCGTAAATTGGCAGAGGCCGGTTATCAGGCTTACGCCCAGACTGCTTTCGAAGGGGAGTAGGCCCATTAAAGTTAACGGCAAACATTACCGGACCGTTTGGCTGGAAGGGTCGACCGTCCACCTGATCGAGCAAAATCTCCTCCCTTTTGACTTCAAGATCCATCAAGCGCCCAAGTCGGCTGATACCTGCCAGGCTATCAAGACGATGATCGTCCGCGGGGCGGGCGCGATCGGGGCGGCGGCCGGCTTTGCCATGGCGCAGGTTTTGTTGGAAGTTCCGGGCGATTGGCCAGCTATCGACCGGGGGAAGCAAGCGATCGAAGCGACCAGACCGACCGCCCAGAACCTTTTCTTTGCCGTTAACCGGGTCTACCAGGCGGCGAAAAAAGGGGGCGAAGCGGCAGGAGTTGCCGAGGCGCAAAAGATTGCCGATGAAGACGCCGAAAATTGCCGGTTGATCGGCGAACACGGGAGCCAACTGATCAAGGACGGGATGACGATCGAGACCCACTGCAATGCCGGTTGGCTCGCTTTTGTCGACCACGGCTCGGCCCTTTCACCGATTTACG
This window of the Candidatus Margulisiibacteriota bacterium genome carries:
- a CDS encoding adenine phosphoribosyltransferase, translating into MPIKSRIRTVPHWPKKGIMFRDITTLLKDPVGLKLCLDDFVARYKNKEIDIVVGIDSRGFILGGALAYLLGKGFVPVRKKGKLPAATEREEYALEYGTDVIEIHKDAIEKGQRVLIIDDLIATGGTALAAGKLVKKLGGEVVEFAFIVDLPDIGGRRKLAEAGYQAYAQTAFEGE